From Pseudomonas vanderleydeniana, the proteins below share one genomic window:
- the rfbB gene encoding dTDP-glucose 4,6-dehydratase: MRILVTGGAGFIGSALIRHLIRNTEHEVLNLDKLTYAGNLESLTSIATDTRYEFVQADIVDQATVSAVLARFQPHAIMHLAAESHVDRSIDGPSDFIQTNIVGTYSLLEAARGYWSKLAEPEKSAFRFHHISTDEVYGDLHGVDDLFTETTPYAPSSPYSASKAASDHLVRAWHRTYGLPVLLTNCSNNYGPFHFPEKLIPLVILNALAGKPLPVYGDGQQVRDWLFVEDHARALFKVVTDGVVGETYNIGGHNEQKNIDVVRGICTLLEELAPSRPAGVARFADLITFVKDRPGHDLRYAIDAGKIERELGWTPEETFESGLRKTVQWYLENLEWCRRVQDGSYQGERLGSLDHKELLA, from the coding sequence ATGCGTATTCTAGTCACCGGCGGCGCCGGCTTTATCGGCTCCGCCCTGATTCGGCACCTGATCCGCAACACTGAACATGAAGTGCTCAACCTCGACAAGCTGACCTATGCCGGTAACCTCGAGTCGCTGACCAGTATCGCGACCGATACCCGCTACGAGTTCGTCCAGGCCGATATCGTCGACCAGGCCACCGTCAGCGCCGTGCTGGCCCGTTTCCAGCCCCATGCGATCATGCACCTGGCCGCCGAGTCCCACGTCGACCGCTCCATCGACGGTCCATCGGATTTCATCCAGACCAATATCGTCGGCACCTACAGCCTGCTGGAAGCCGCCCGTGGCTACTGGTCGAAACTTGCCGAACCGGAAAAGAGCGCCTTCCGCTTCCACCATATTTCCACCGACGAAGTGTACGGCGACCTGCATGGTGTCGACGACCTGTTCACCGAGACCACTCCATATGCCCCCAGCTCGCCCTATTCGGCGAGCAAGGCGGCATCCGACCACCTGGTCCGCGCCTGGCACCGCACCTACGGCCTGCCGGTGCTGCTGACCAACTGCTCGAACAACTACGGCCCGTTCCATTTTCCGGAAAAACTGATCCCGCTGGTGATTCTCAATGCACTGGCCGGCAAGCCGCTGCCGGTCTATGGCGATGGCCAGCAGGTTCGCGACTGGCTGTTCGTCGAGGACCACGCCCGCGCCTTGTTCAAGGTGGTGACCGACGGCGTGGTCGGTGAGACCTACAATATCGGCGGGCATAACGAGCAGAAGAACATCGACGTGGTGCGTGGCATCTGCACGCTGCTGGAAGAACTGGCACCCTCGCGTCCGGCCGGCGTGGCCCGATTCGCCGACCTGATCACCTTCGTCAAGGACCGCCCGGGCCACGACCTGCGCTATGCCATCGATGCTGGCAAGATCGAGCGCGAACTGGGTTGGACTCCTGAGGAAACCTTCGAAAGCGGTCTGCGCAAGACCGTGCAGTGGTACCTGGAAAATCTGGAATGGTGCCGCCGGGTACAGGACGGCAGCTACCAGGGCGAGCGCCTGGGCTCCCTCGACCACAAGGAACTGTTGGCATGA